In uncultured Methanobrevibacter sp., the genomic window GACAATTCAAACAAATCATAAATCCCAATGGAGAGATAAATCCGAAACTTGTCAACAACCAGTTTGCAGAAGTAAAACAACTTCTCCAGCTCAACTATGAAAACGAACTGTCTGTCATCGAACAGGAAATAACTGACAAGAAACAGGCCGAGCAGGAAAAGGATACTGTCAAATTAAAGGAAGCTATCACCAAACTTCAATCTCTAAGCCGTCCTTTAATTTATATTGGCAGTCTTGTCGAATGGTTTACAGCAGGTGAGAGAAACAACATAATGTATGCATTTACCGTATATGCAGGCCAAGTAGTTTTGGGAAATCCGGTATCTGTAATATGTCTTGGTGAGGCAAGCAGTGGCAAATCCCACATCCAGGAAACAGCACTGAAACTGATTCCAAAACGCTTTGTCGTCAATGAGAAAAAGATTACCGAAGCGGCACTCTTCAATCGTGCCAAAAAGGACAGATATTTCTATGACGGCAAAATCGTTAACTATGGAGATATGGGAGGAAACAACGACCATGACTTTATGGAAGAATCCAAAAACCTCATGAAGGAACTGCAGTCAGACGGTTTTCTAAACAAACCCTTAAACATTCCTGACGGCGAAGGGGGATGGGAAGTGAAGGATCTTGAACTTGTTGGAAGGCCTTGTCTTACATACACTACTGTACCCAATCATTATTTTGATGATCAGGAAATGAGCAGAAGCATTTTCATCACACCGAGAATGGACAATCAATTTATATTCAATCGCAGAAACAGTGCATTGGAATTCAAGCATGGCAAAAGCTACAAGATTCTAAAGAAATATGAAAAGGAAGCTGAGCTAGTTCCATACATGCTGCTGCACCTTAAGGAAGTATTTGAAAACATTGTAATAATAAATCCATATGTTTACTTTGTAATCAACTTCCTGAAGGACTCTGCTTTCTATAAAAGAGATTTCGACAAGTTTAACGGCATACTGAAAACAATAACTGCCCTGAACTACTATAATCATGAAGTCTATGACATTGACGGCAAGAAAGTAATCCTGACCAACATTGCAGACGTGCAGGAATTCATGAGTTTGCTTAAGCCATACAAGGAAAGCATATCTGCAAACCTGTCTCCTAAGGCAGTTGAGGTTTTAAATGACATCAGAAACAATATCGAGGACTGGCGAATGAAAAAGGATAGGGAAGTATTGGATATGGGAATCACAACCAACGAATACTTCTCACTTCAAAATCTTGGATTAAGTAAGGCATCAGTCAGGAAATATATGTATGAATTGGCAGATAAGGGATTTCTTCAGATAACAACACATTCCGGCAGAGCCAATGTATATGACTTAGCAAAGAGTGAAGTTGCATCTATCAACTATGACTTAAAGCACATTGACGATTCAATATATGAAAATATCTGCTATGAAGTTGGTGAATGGGTTGTAGACATTATGAGAGAAGATGAATTTATTGAGGGGTTAAGTATCATGAACTTTGACAGTGAGATTAAAAAACCGAAATGGATTGTTAAAAAACCATAAAAACCAATAAACTTAAAAAACCATGAAAACCTTAAAAAACTTTGGTGAAAGTTTTTATAAAAAACTGCTGATAATTGTTTTTAGGTTTATTGGAGAATTTTCAGTGGGAATTGGTAATGGCTTTTCAAATGAAAATCCGCATATTTCAGGATAAGGGGGAGGTAACTTTAACAATACCTCCCACATACCCTGGAAAAAAAATAGTTTTTTAAAAATACATCTTGATGAAAATTCCTAAGAACCATTATTTTTTAATTTAAAGGATTTTAAAAGCTATTTAAAAAAACCATCCAAAAATTTCTCAATAGTTTTTATGGTTTTTATAAAATCATTATTTTGATATATTATGAAGTCTATAAAACAACAAATAACAGAAGCCAAACAGGAAAAGCGAGAAAGGGAAAAAGAATTGTGGTTTGTAGATTACTGCAACAACTGCAAAACAGGATTGGCTTCAAAATGTGATGTTGCCTGCCATCATCCATGGTACTGCTGGCATAAAGGCGAAGCAGCTATTGTACAGGCAGAGATTGTCAAGATAGATGAGTATCGAAGACTGCATGGGCATATCACATCACAGATGTATTGGGAATATAAAGAGTTAAGAAAAAGGCAACGCCAGTTAATATGGCGAGGCAGAAGAAATTTATTAAGGAGTTAATAATCATGTTAGTTGCATTAACAGAAGATGGAAATAGAATTTATGCTGATGAAGCACAAAAAAAAGATCAATACGGAAATAGAAATAAATTTTATTGTCCAGATTGCGGATCTGAATTAACACTAAAACAAGGCACTAAAAACATATGGCATTTCAGCCATAAAGACGGAAACACAATTTGCATATTTAGAAAAGGCAAAAAGGGGGAATCAATCATTCACCAAACTATGAAAAAGAAAATCAAAGAAATTATTGAAAGAGATAATGAAGTAATAGTTTCAGAATTGGAATGGAAAATAGGTTCAAGGATTGCAGATTACTATTGTGAACTTAAAGTTCATTTTGGTAACATTCGTAAAGTAGCTATTGAATGTGTACACCAACACAATGATATTGACGAATTTCGTGCAAAAAGCAAATATTATTATGACAGGGATATTTACTGTTTGTGGATTTTTAATTTAACCCGTTTTTTAGATAAAGATAATTCCTTCAAAGAAGAAGTGAGAGTTAATGAAATTATTAAAGAAGCACATACATCATATTTTGGAAAAGTCTTTGCTTTAGATATAGCTAATGAAATCATATATGCCATCCATTTATCAAACATACTTCGTGAAACAGAATCGGTTACATTATATGATGAATGGGGTGACGAGTACGATGTGGGTGGAGAATCTTATTTTTTAAAAGGAACTAAATCTCCCTCTCCCGTTTTAGTCAATGAATTAAAATTGAATAAATTTACTAGAAAAAAAGCAGATACTTTTTTAGGATATAATCGTAGCATCTGCATGGTGGATTTACCTAAATGGTGGTGAATTGATGAGTTGATAAATAGCTATTACGTGGAATACCACCTATCCACATCAACTCTTTGAGTTTGAGTTTCTGCAGTAATTTTTTCATAACCACCAGTGAATGCCACAACACAGTCATCGTGAATAGCTTCATTTGGATATGCTGTAATTTTTTCCAGAAATTCCATTGCCCACTTTTTCGTAAACCCTGTCCTATCCTTTCCAACCAGGAAAATTCCATTCTTTTGAATATCAGCTGAAACTCTTCTTGCCCTATCAATTTTATTCTCTCTTGAGTTACCAGCACCTGTAGTGAACCCTCTTCGGTTTAACTCATCAATTATAAGCAATCCAAAGTTTTTACCTGTACTGCCGTCGAGTTCAATATACTGCACGTCGGACTTGTCACGTGCTGCAGTATTTAATATTTCATTGATCAGGTTTCTTGACTCAAGCTGAAACTCATATGAGTCTAGGATGTAAATGTTGCCGTTTAGATCTTTGGCCAGCATGACACCTGCGGTATAATCCGGGTCACTTCCTCTCAATTTGTCATCGTTCAATACTTCAGTAGCTGCAAGATCCCAATATCTGATAACCCTAACGATTGGTATTTTCATGTATTCATCATGAGAGATTATGTGGAAGTATGATTCATCGAATAGCTGACCTTTAACACTGGCATACCAGTTACCGTTCATCAGCTGTTCCCTTGTTACCCTATCCAATCCCATAAGATATTCTTCATAATCATTACGGTCTAAATAAATGTTATCTAGATAGCTGGAGCTAATAAAACGAATCTGTGATTTATCCTGAATGTCAGTGTCTATTTTTTCTATGAATCTTTCACGTACCCATTTGTTTCCACGCTTTCCAGGGTTTGATGATGCCATTAGTTGTGTTGGAAGCCTGTTGTCTTTGGTTTTCCTTACTCTGGATCTCATGTAGATATATTTGAATCGTTCAAGCTGTGTCAGCTCATCAATACCAATGAACTGATATTCGGAACCTTGGTAAGTATCGAGGTCATTGATGTTTCTCAAATATCCGAAAGTCAGTGAGTTTCCATTGGGAAATGTCCATGAATGTTCTGTTCCATCCCACTTCGGTTTGATGCTTTGATTATTCTGAATTTCCTTTCTGTTAAGCCATTGACTGGCTTTATGTATTAATGCTCCTTTTCTTTTAAGGTCAGATAATGTTCTTCTCAATATCAATGCATGGTATTCGTTGGCATCATCCTGAACATAGAACAATGCTCTCATGAGTAGACTTGTTGATTTGGAACCTCCAGCGGCACCTCCAATCAGGACTTCCTTTTCAGTTGCCAGTATCATTTCAGCCTGCTTTGGAAATGGATTGAAGGGAATATATGGATTTTCATATACGCACTTCTGAAGAATTGCCTTATCCCTGGCACTTAAATAGAATTCACCGTTTTCATCATACATTGTTATCGTCAATTTGTTTTGCAAGGATTTCTATTTCATTCATTATGTCCTTTTGTGAGATTTCAATCTTTTTGTCTTCCAACTCTAAAACTCTGTTTTTGAATAATCTGTCCATTTCATCTTTGAATAATCTGTTTTTGGCTTCAAATGCTTTAACTGACAATTCCAGATATCTGATTTTTAGTTCTGTAAGGTCAATTAGGTATCTTGCAAGGCTTTTTTCGTTGGCGTTGTATCTTACTTCCTGATCCAGTTTTGCAAAGTCAATTTCAATGCCTACAGCATTTTTGGTAATCTTGTCAAGATTGTCAAGACCTGTTTTGATGTCTGTGACCTGCTGCTGGAGTATTGTATCAATAGCCAAATCGATATTGTCCTCGTGAACGTTGTTGTCTGTTATTTGCCTTTGAGTGATGGCTCTGTCTGTTAATGCTTCCTTGTTTTTTGCTCTTGGGTCTTTTTCATTATCCGTTAGATGGTATTTCTTTTTGAATCTTGAAAATGTTGCCCTGCTCACTTCAAAGTCATGTTCATCATCCAGCCATCTTCTCACGCTTTCATCAGTAGCTCCTTGAGTTTTCATGACCATTATTTCATCTAAAAGTGTTTCCAGGAAGTCTACTTTGGTCAGTTTTAATCCTGCTTTGAATCTTCTGAAGGTGGTTTCGGGAACTTCACATTCATATTTTGTTTTTAACAGTTCTATGATTTCCTTGTTGCTCATTGCCTTCTTGCAGCAGTTTATTATTTCCTGTTCGTGCTGCTCAAGAAAGAAAATGACGTCTGAATTTCCTCGGCCCATGGTAATGGTTCTCCTATAAATCTCTTAATTCCCTTTCGAGCTGGTGTTTTCTCTCTTCGATTAGTCTGTACTCAGTCTGTTTTATTGTTTTATGATAATTGGGATTGTTGTGTATCAGTGTTATGGTATCTTCAGCATCGCCGATAGCTATAAGCATTGCTCCAAGTTCGTATGCGTCCTTGTGGTTAAAACTAGATTCTTCTACTATTTTTTTGAGTGTTATTTCAACTCTTGCGCTGATGTTGGTTTTTTCGGTTATCATAATACATATATTTATTATGTATTATATATAAAATTTTATTATAAAAAAAATATAAAAGTAATAATAAATTATTACTTTTGCCTATGAAAAACAGTTTTTCTTTTGAAGAGTTACATACCCGAGATATATTTTTTGAAGCTATTCTTCGTCACCCATTTCGTCAAGTTCCTTTTGAAGGTCGTGGATTTGCATTTCCTTGTAGAACCTTTCAAACTTTCCGACTTCGATGAGATATGCTGAAACTTCAAGAGCATCCCTAAAGGTATAATTGGACTCTTTGATAATTTGCTTTTTGTCTTCATCCATATAGGATGAGGTATTATTTATATTGGCCATAGCTATTACAACCTGTATATAATAATTAATATAATATTTTATTATTTCAATTATATAAATTTATCATTATCAGTTTCAAAACCTCAAGTTCGGGAATAACAATTTTCATCTTTGTTTTTCTCATTAGTTTCCAAGAAGATACGGTTAATATAATCAATATAATATATCATAGTATTAATTTAATGAATTGAAATTTACATTAACGGAAGGGTTTTTGGAAATCCGATATGATTTGAAATCAGAATATATATGAAATTGTTTAAAAAGTAAGTTTCCTAACTTGATTCCCAATACCAACGTTAAAAAAAAAGAAAAATAGTTAACATTAACGTTAACTACTATACAAGTCAGTGAATATCCAAGATGGATCATAAGCTATGAGGTATCCATCTTCACACCATATTGATCTGACATTTCCTGAAGTTGTATCTGCTACTGCAGCCGGATCTCTGTTAATCCAGTTACCTGAAGTATGTTTTTTATGTTTAAGCCTTAACCTAATATGGCCTGTTCCACTAACACGGCATTTAACGTGGACAAACTGCACATCATATCCCAATGATTTGGCTATTCTGTAATAGACTTGTCCCCAGTCCACGCAATTGGAACCTTTACCCTGACTGGCATCATTGATTGTTTTCTTGTCTGTTTTTTGTGAATCAAAGTATTTGCTGTATAATTTCTTCTTTGCTATAATAGCTAAAGCCTCATCTATTGTATTTCCCTTGAAGTTGAATGTTTTTACAAACAGTTTCATTGTGGAATCCTTGTAGTCGGGCAGTGTTGATATTCTATATACGATGGCTGGAAGCCTTTTATTGGCTTTGATATAAGCTTCTGTCCTTATGGCCATGTCCACATATTCAGCTTTGTCGATTTTCTCACCGTTTTTAAGTGTCACATAGTTTGGAAGAAAGTCCAGTGACTTGTTATCTTTTATTAAGTCCATCGTATACATTGCCACCAGCTTATTGCTTCCAAGCTTTTTGGCTTTCTTTTCTACATCCTTGCAGCTACCTTTCATTGTCAATATTTGGTAGTAGTCTCTTTTCTTGTATTTCTTTTTGTTTTGGATGAGCCAGTATGCTATTGAATTCATTGCCTGGCAAAAACTTGTCCAACTAATATTATCTTCTGTCATGTAATATAATTTATATTATCTCATTTATTATATTTTTTATATATTTTACATAATAAAATTGTTATTCAAGTGTTGAAAAATAGCGGTTTTAATAGACTTAATTTAATTCAAGCCTATTGACATTAACTACAACAATTATAAATATCAATTTGCTTTTTAAACAACTACATATAATTTTTAAACTAATTAAACAATAAATAAATAGTTTAAATTAATTTTTAAAAAATAAGAAATAGTAGATGTGGTGTGCATCTACTTAATTTTAATGTTTACTTTTTTAGTTACTTTGTTGAAATATTTGCTGCCTTTGTATGTAATGGTGGCTTTGAAAGTTCCTTTTTTAGTCAACTTGGTAATTTTGAATGTTGCCTTACCTTTGCCGTTGGTTTTAGCAGCGTAAGTTTTACCGTTGACTTTAATATAGACTTTAGTGTTTTTCATAACTTTGTTCTTGTTGTTTTTTAAAGTTATTGTGTACTTTTTGGTCCTGACTGATTTTTTAAAGGTTTTTTTGGCAGCAGCTATTTTTGGAGTTGCCTTCTTAACTATAACGCTAGTTTTTAAAGATGAAGAAATGTAATTATTTCCACCAGAGTAACTGACTGTTGTTGAATATGTATTCGGAGCTAAATTTATTAATAATTTAACCTGACCTTTGGAATCAGTAACCCTATTGTAAACATTACTGCCCACCTTAATTGTAACGTCAGATTTGACTAAATAATTGCCACTGGCATCTTTTAAAGTTACAGTTAAGTATTTACCATCATTATAAACCATGGAAACCTTAGGAGCAGTAATTTTAGTGGCAACTTTACTTACAACTACAGAATTAGAAACTGTCTTTCCAGTTACAGGATTAACAGAAGTTATATTATAACTGCCCGCATTGAAATTAATGGCAAACACTGCACAACCATTTTCATCAGTAGTAACATTAACAATATCACCACCAATATTGAAGCTTACAACAGTATTAATTAGAGGATATCCAAACTCATCAGTGAAAACCGCTGAAAAGACAGACTTGTCACCATAAACCGCACTAACATCACCAGCGACAATACTCTTATCCGTAGTTACATTAACAGTTCTGAAGATACTTTGAGATGTAACTGGATTTATAACCTCAACAATGTATGATCCTAAAGCCAAATCAATATTAAAATATGCAGTACCATTCTCATCGGTAGTTGCCTTAATTAAATCCCCACCAATAGAAAATGTAACATTAACGTTAAATAATGCATCACCCCAGATATCTGTGAAATTAGCAACGAATTTACTGCTATCACCATATATTAAATTAACATCCTGTGCAAATACTGTGATATTTACTGTTTTAAGAGGAACGACCTCCGCAATAGGATTTGACCAATCCACAACAACATCATCCCCATCACTTGTAAATTTATAACTTTCACCACCAATATTTAAAACAGAAATTATATTATTTGTTTCATCTTTAACATAAACGATTCCAACTGGCAAGTTACCATCATAATCAAGTAACTGTTTGCCATCACTAAGTTTAAACTTGTAAAGGCCATTTTCCTGAACTAAAACTAACCAATTATTAGGTGAAAATGTTTTATCCATATGTTGACCATCATTTTGGATATCAACAATAACTGGCTTATCATTACTTCCCCACCAATTATAGTTCAAATCCAAACCATTAGGGAAATCATATGTCCTAAATCCAATTTGATCAATAACAAATTCATCTGATATGAATATTGAATTAGATATATTGTATGTAGGATTTTCCCCTTCAGTTAAACTTCTTGCAATTGCACTAAAGTTTTCGAATATGCAATTATCAAATATTCTAGTCGCATTCTCAAAAACATTGGTCATCCAAATCATTTGGAAATTAGAAAATGTGGAATTAACCGCATAAACATTAACTGGACTTTTATGGGCAGTATCCATATTTGGACCTCCCCTAGCACCAAATGCTATAAATGCAGCCTCATCAGCACCATAATCAATATTATTTTCCATAGTGATATTAGATACGGATATGTCAGTTGCCATTAAGGATAAAAATGGAATTAATAGATTTCCACCATATCCACCAATGCTTAAAATGTCTTCTGAAGCATTTCCAGAATTATAAATTTTACAATTTAAAGCGTTTATTGATTGGGTTGCAGTTATAAAAAGATAACCTGTATTTAAGATAAAGTTATCTTTTATTTCGCAATTTTCCATATCTAGTGCTTTAACATCAATCATACTATATTGACCAAAGTTAGCAGTCATTAGAGTATTATTAATTACTACATATCCTCCAGAAATAATTCCTTTTGATGAATAACCGTTATATTTAAATTCAGAATTTTTAATAGTCAAATTTCCATTATTTTCAATTATTGCATTACCACCATGATTTTCAATGAATTTAACATTATCAAATACCACATTAGAATTTCCAATAAAGATTGGTGAGAGGGAATTGATTATTCCAGATTTTGAATTGTTAGGATTAATGTTTTGAATAGTTAAATTATTAAACATGACTTGGTTTCTACCTTCAGTGATTTTAATAATTTTATTAGCGTTTTTACCATCAAGTACAGTTTTTTCACCTTGACCAATGATTTTAACATTAATATTTGATGAAATTATTAAATCACTATCATATGTTCCTTCTTTTAAGTAAATTACAATGTTTCCAGAATTTTCTGAAGCAACATCAAATGCATGACTAATTGTTTTAAATGGACTTTCCGAGGTTCCAATATTTTCATCGTTTCCATTTTCTGAAACCCACACCTCGCATAAAGATGATGAATTTAAATCGACAATGATTGTTCCATCAGCAATTATACTTGAAGAGGATGCTGAGGACGTAGATCCGGATAAAGTGTAAACCCCATCCACAAAACCAAAGTATTTTAAAGTAGAAGAAGAATTCACAATTGGAGCGGAACCAATTTTTTTACCATTAAAAATAAAATCTAAATTATTTCCTGAAACATTTGACCCACATGGCCCAATAACAGTAGCAGTTAATGTATTAGCATAAGATTTAATATTTAAATCATCAAATTTGATTGTTAAATTTATTAAATCAAGTTTATATTTAAAACCCTC contains:
- a CDS encoding competence protein CoiA, with translation MLVALTEDGNRIYADEAQKKDQYGNRNKFYCPDCGSELTLKQGTKNIWHFSHKDGNTICIFRKGKKGESIIHQTMKKKIKEIIERDNEVIVSELEWKIGSRIADYYCELKVHFGNIRKVAIECVHQHNDIDEFRAKSKYYYDRDIYCLWIFNLTRFLDKDNSFKEEVRVNEIIKEAHTSYFGKVFALDIANEIIYAIHLSNILRETESVTLYDEWGDEYDVGGESYFLKGTKSPSPVLVNELKLNKFTRKKADTFLGYNRSICMVDLPKWW
- a CDS encoding phage terminase large subunit, which translates into the protein MYDENGEFYLSARDKAILQKCVYENPYIPFNPFPKQAEMILATEKEVLIGGAAGGSKSTSLLMRALFYVQDDANEYHALILRRTLSDLKRKGALIHKASQWLNRKEIQNNQSIKPKWDGTEHSWTFPNGNSLTFGYLRNINDLDTYQGSEYQFIGIDELTQLERFKYIYMRSRVRKTKDNRLPTQLMASSNPGKRGNKWVRERFIEKIDTDIQDKSQIRFISSSYLDNIYLDRNDYEEYLMGLDRVTREQLMNGNWYASVKGQLFDESYFHIISHDEYMKIPIVRVIRYWDLAATEVLNDDKLRGSDPDYTAGVMLAKDLNGNIYILDSYEFQLESRNLINEILNTAARDKSDVQYIELDGSTGKNFGLLIIDELNRRGFTTGAGNSRENKIDRARRVSADIQKNGIFLVGKDRTGFTKKWAMEFLEKITAYPNEAIHDDCVVAFTGGYEKITAETQTQRVDVDRWYST
- a CDS encoding DUF1565 domain-containing protein, giving the protein MGAVCASDLNSTDIANQDNVKEIYVSDTGDDSNTGSNLSPYASIGKAISNSSSSEDVTIYISQGTFGSDNDSNFDINLNHKIYGGSLTFIGEGKNKTFIDGQSAFKFANLNSNTNITLKNLSLINFKGQNGGTISSYGILTIDNCKIENSYSTSNRGGAIYVEGDEAVLNVKNSDFIKTSVNQYNPREFYVQGGGAIYASNVKELYLENNTFKNIRLANVNLRGVAILSNSKTYLNCNKFINLTGTTLDASIFLNNPNLISTVINNQFINCSMESTQYSIVHLSHGNYTWKNNTFINSQNSIGNVYLSGIAYDTILEIPSEIKFNITSFNEGIVIPVNLKDDNGNIIKSERVELKYVGVNKTYKNTFFIDNNKITLTFDSVLPNGKYDVYYGENKVSVIDINLTDELVEVWVAPNGNDANSGTKNAPFKTIEYAIVKSLQYTVNVVVHLAKGTYADDGNLGFSLSNLGNVEIIGEEYSKTIIDAQNSNIFMNIDKLNLSIKNITFTNGYIKGGVLLSGVYLDNCIVTNSTAEYIYFSTGSAIAGYVLSNVKSDNLVYTNNKGVLYLSNNLSSGYFANNNNSANDYGFIYVSKDYIVIENCKFINNTARDGSVINLNYALRFTSLNNYYEGNYAINSGVFRLTAENHYFINDVYINNSAQDYAVFGVGSRNQVISIPEFYNCTFISNNAEKGVLGLKQGKLVDCSFKDDKCYEVVIVPIEITKNVDYDEITFENVEFNNTGIYLDADNLNEGFKYKLDLINLTIKFDDLNIKSYANTLTATVIGPCGSNVSGNNLDFIFNGKKIGSAPIVNSSSTLKYFGFVDGVYTLSGSTSSASSSSIIADGTIIVDLNSSSLCEVWVSENGNDENIGTSESPFKTISHAFDVASENSGNIVIYLKEGTYDSDLIISSNINVKIIGQGEKTVLDGKNANKIIKITEGRNQVMFNNLTIQNINPNNSKSGIINSLSPIFIGNSNVVFDNVKFIENHGGNAIIENNGNLTIKNSEFKYNGYSSKGIISGGYVVINNTLMTANFGQYSMIDVKALDMENCEIKDNFILNTGYLFITATQSINALNCKIYNSGNASEDILSIGGYGGNLLIPFLSLMATDISVSNITMENNIDYGADEAAFIAFGARGGPNMDTAHKSPVNVYAVNSTFSNFQMIWMTNVFENATRIFDNCIFENFSAIARSLTEGENPTYNISNSIFISDEFVIDQIGFRTYDFPNGLDLNYNWWGSNDKPVIVDIQNDGQHMDKTFSPNNWLVLVQENGLYKFKLSDGKQLLDYDGNLPVGIVYVKDETNNIISVLNIGGESYKFTSDGDDVVVDWSNPIAEVVPLKTVNITVFAQDVNLIYGDSSKFVANFTDIWGDALFNVNVTFSIGGDLIKATTDENGTAYFNIDLALGSYIVEVINPVTSQSIFRTVNVTTDKSIVAGDVSAVYGDKSVFSAVFTDEFGYPLINTVVSFNIGGDIVNVTTDENGCAVFAINFNAGSYNITSVNPVTGKTVSNSVVVSKVATKITAPKVSMVYNDGKYLTVTLKDASGNYLVKSDVTIKVGSNVYNRVTDSKGQVKLLINLAPNTYSTTVSYSGGNNYISSSLKTSVIVKKATPKIAAAKKTFKKSVRTKKYTITLKNNKNKVMKNTKVYIKVNGKTYAAKTNGKGKATFKITKLTKKGTFKATITYKGSKYFNKVTKKVNIKIK